One genomic window of Cercospora beticola chromosome 5, complete sequence includes the following:
- a CDS encoding uncharacterized protein (antiSMASH:Cluster_1) has translation MESSAIPASSCPEQAFEKMEEAGVPKASQPSEAAEPSAEQKAESKEQQLPKLSAQEYRIYNSMAEHMDMFHNNFRQTWNTIYAACVSNTRPSGFSIRQFLALIGQFCHHLTIHHTIEEQHIFPVLAKKMKFFNPKEHALKQHRGIHDGVEALEEWVQQVKEGSREFQLKELKVVMDGFGQVLWAHLEDEVRELGAENMRKYWSVQEMRRMPM, from the exons ATGGAGTCTTCTGCGATACCAGCATCGTCTTGTCCAGAACAGGCTTTCGAGAAAATGGAGGAAGCAGGCGTACCGAAGGCGTCCCAGCCCAGCGAAGCAGCGGAGCCTTCTGCAGAACAGAAAGCAGAAAGCAAAGAGCAGCAGCTACCAAAGTTGAGTGCGCAAGAATACAGAATATACAACTCCATGGCCGAGCACATGGATATGTTT CACAACAACTTCCGACAAACCTGGAATACAATTTACGCCGCCTGCGTCTCTAACACACGACCCTCGGGCTTCTCGATCCGCCAGttcctcgctctcatcgGCCAATTCTGCCACCACCTCACTATTCACCACACGATAGAGGAGCAGCATATTTTCCCTGTgctcgcgaagaagatgaagttcTTCAATCCGAAGGAACATGCGCTGAAGCAACATCGGGGAATACATGATGGAGTCGAGGCGTTGGAGGAATGGGTGCAACAGGTTAAGGAAGGGTCGAGAGAGTTTCAGCTGAAGGAGCTAAAGGTAGTGATGGATGGGTTTGGGCAGGTTCTGTGGGCGCACCTGGAGGATGAGGTGAGGGAACTGGGAGCGGAGAATATGAGGAAGTATTGGAGTGTGCAGGAGATGAGAAGAATGCCAATGTAG
- a CDS encoding uncharacterized protein (antiSMASH:Cluster_1), with translation MNFKEVIILLFIALSQATPISSPDAAAANQAVPQKDTKYLHYPIFGGQGFCSEVPGAPNPCLIKKPPH, from the exons ATGAACTTCAAAGAAGTTATCATCTTACTCTTCATAGCACTCTCCCAAGCTACCCCTATCAG CTCGCCAGACGCCGCCGCAGCCAATCAGGCAGTCCCGCAGAAAGACACCAAGTACCTCCACTATCCTATCTTCGGAGGACAGGGATTTTGCTCGGAAGTGCCAGGCGCACCTAATCCATGCCTGATCAAGAAGCCACCTCACTAA
- a CDS encoding uncharacterized protein (antiSMASH:Cluster_1), whose amino-acid sequence MATQNPNSGVPITIQPESDMQRVRLLELPVELLAQVTSENPPKFYIKSKQVLPGSNAKEAHSVLCTPDATYQIRQVSTSNSVYLIQPHDLSDPDPGPVGGVPRVGVEAVAKCDTSIELLPTSATSAAPYIQAALPIYASTGNYGTVDGGGYATKRELFSHIPLSDAECEAGWRQLACFESTDPPGCFVPSAKVKAEVWQSAMTAAVADGFDVCSPFPENDIPAYAIDLPGDWPRDIVIGVFASVSSSTPGGHLAVDGEKAVRFAGVTLLQAKSEGRAIEATGILKAWRDAVPEAWRSKCEFAVLQGYYSIEDNAKSIRYVDTTANVKIAAEASAKEAKSLGAKRKWHEKFKASKKTA is encoded by the exons ATGGCGACGCAAAATCCAAATTCGGGTGTGCCTATCACCATCCAGCCCGAGAGCGACATGCAGCGTGTCCgtcttctcgagctgccCGTCGAACTTCTAGCCCAGGTCACTTCCGAGAACCCGCCTAA ATTCTACATCAAATCCAAGCAAGTTCTGCCCGGCAGCAATGCGAAAGAAGCACACTCTGTCCTCTGCACACCGGACGCGACATATCAAATCCGCCAAGTCAGCACGTCCAACAGTGTCTATCTAATCCAGCCCCACGATCTATCAGATCCTGACCCCGGTCCCGTTGGAGGGGTACCCAGAGTTGGAGTCGAAGCTGTGGCCAAGTGCGATACGAGTATCGAGCTACTGCCAACTTCTGCCACCTCGGCGGCTCCATATATCCAAGCTGCGCTACCAATCTATGCGTCTACGGGTAACTATGGCACTGTCGACGGCGGAGGTTACGCCACCAAGCGCGAGTTGTTTTCGCATATCCCGCTGAGCGATGCTGAATGCGAGGCTGGATGGCGACAACTGGCGTGCTTTGAGTCAACAGATCCACCAGGCTGCTTCGTTCCCAGCGCAAAGGTCAAGGCTGAAGTGTGGCAGTCGGCGATGACCGCAGCTGTGGCAGATGGATTCGATGTCTGTTCTCCATTTCCCGAGAACGACATTCCTGCGTATGCTATCGACCTGCCTGGCGACTGGCCACGGGACATCGTGATCGGTGTGTTCGCGAGTGTCTCCAGTTCAACACCTGGAGGACATCTTGCTGTCGATGGAGAGAAGGCCGTTCGTTTCGCGGGCGTCACTTTGTTGCAGGCCAAGTCAGAAGGCAGAGCGATCGAAGCTACAGGTATCTTGAAAGCCTGGCGAGATGCGGTGCCCGAGGCATGGCGCAGCAAATGCGAATTTGCAGTCCTGCAAGGCTATTACAGCATCGAAGACAACGCCAAATCGATAAGATACGTCGACACCACGGCCAATGTCAAAATTGCAGCCGAAGCCTCAGCGAAAGAAGCCAAGTCGCTAGGAGCCAAAAGGAAATGGCACGAGAAGTTCAAAGCTTCGAAAAAGACAGCCTAA
- a CDS encoding uncharacterized protein (antiSMASH:Cluster_1) produces MATVIAAPPALSGELSLFHTTDPLLGNSPVLVFHGPAATIGATSSRIQVHIFTPAGLGSYARLSVSPNSPFYSAVINLPREEQGDEVCRGLAFGLKKYFSELGEIVKKTWTAQVKAPSPGALFGDDHIAILATRMTRIENVNAVIGELLDAFCEQRLSWLDVDVVLPPGTIKERPDSAGSEDLTDHELLQRQYGRYADLIATFGEVAFLPTSRVKRAPSRANAIGRSNSFLKSAKENARKQLAELVTTEESYVNRLEQLQDLTSNIGADLKARHQQTLADVFSPALPTIHELNSAFLEALRSVVDGTDSAANEDIDNSLDEASATDHVEGDSQGLEQFAQCLCEWFPKFSDSYKEYLGSHAQASFTLRTILRTGDSLALALQEIGEQKLTSLLIEPVQRLPRYNLYIDSIAKSLPIKHPALKTLLRARDMITDICAENEGTEATAMVDRLRSRSLGWPLDINVTGRLVTAVDFIELMPPYGFVNCDGAAGIMFLFTDGIIIVEKSPGSKASARSLLTEIESGPMPSKSVESLTDGVGDLHFVRRLQLDALQLTESHDGHALQLMTFFQLGMGALAPQEPILDSCQVLRLENSYDGRAARLIEEVAKARIEHRFSEAERESSLWEIRATEPATDTLGLLGAIFEDSKTEYVSTRNTKAAVRVVVDPERHSAQAQPGQDGIQVVVHLAPHRDEDWRLTVDSAGGSIGREHVDTPDLVPALRRKIAAASSVRFAVEQPSMAACLLLRNLDILQSLLLQTSAQDGELRQVQLAPRERAHRPKSPRKLLSSFLSNVGPGGEPPTLLQKPMPGMGSMTSIPRLPSNASSHKPGSREGRPSSKEGQPLFSPFSPPSDMAASQLKKIEDTLSAYVLAIQARKGNIVGKNLKLRHVADEASVGELYGGLLDDPNMMVLAAQAPLDVLFAAFERFLNQAWRERIGQVMPFSVFQDIQAKAETAFPSEFDDYFKSCMARLAPQNQRAFKSILKLLADLLDGTGNDGDRGALTACFAELLVTDGNPHDYIALIDRFVDDTDTYFGESVDTSFLQSYKDSGSFNSHKRTRSHNSASMTSNTSSLRRKFGFGTLSRENSKSEQESKVSSVWRTLSKSTRVDQSPANSISKGSFGRSRSIDTDAASLGYRPPSQDSAKVSNASINELPNLQRTPSSHNIGLSTIGEHPSFIPTGPPRKKRRSSLSDLKELSPKRDREPLSPITPRRTPITQKTLDEKQLPTSPVPSTPSAPSSRDGTQRFGSPSLKSPRSRLPASFRRDLSPGPSKILSGEPPQLPRPQLGRSKTDGTDLERPKTSGDRPEELIITARPTSNIPSLVPRASSPAKTRPQTPGRAGLSERPGAGNIVKKPSPKAEKTGRARSTTIDVPAATTSPRKLRMQSPQKLRERLQNEQSAIAAAQTSLQDELSKIGDELTSTPSSRTPANRSRTVAAGRGSFSQGTSNMDLVQRVLKLEGAVPKQFDELNHRISTIQHDLTSSLSVSETKCKKLDELYREANGENEALYSRFNDELARVLKAVRGGEGVEELKRKLKEVSDEAVKLRRETSRLKRENVGLRSQLKE; encoded by the coding sequence ATGGCCACAGTCATTGCGGCACCGCCTGCCCTGTCAGGGGAGCTTTCGCTCTTCCACACCACAGATCCATTGCTCGGCAACTCGCCCGTGTTGGTCTTCCATGGGCCCGCTGCCACCATTGGCGCAACGAGTTCGCGCATTCAGGTACACATCTTCACTCCGGCCGGTCTGGGCTCATATGCGCGGCTATCAGTTTCGCCGAACTCGCCATTCTATTCGGCTGTCATCAATCTGCCGCGGGAAGAGCAAGGGGACGAAGTTTGTCGCGGTCTAGCTTTTGGTCTGAAGAAGTACTTTTCCGAATTGGGCGAgattgtgaagaagacaTGGACAGCACAGGTCAAGGCACCTTCGCCTGGCGCATTGTTCGGGGATGATCATATTGCCATTCTTGCAACGCGAATGACGAGAATCGAGAATGTGAATGCAGTAATTGGAGAGCTGCTCGACGCGTTTTGCGAGCAGAGACTCTCATGGCTGGATGTGGATGTTGTACTACCACCAGGAACGATCAAGGAGAGACCTGATTCAGCTGGCTCTGAAGATCTCACCGATCACGAATTGCTGCAACGACAATATGGGCGATACGCAGACCTAATCGCGACTTTTGGCGAGGTCGCCTTCCTGCCGACGTCGAGAGTCAAGCGAGCACCTTCGAGAGCGAATGCGATTGGCAGGAGTAATTCATTCTTGAAGTCGGCCAAAGAGAACGCCCGCAAGCAGTTGGCCGAGCTGGTCACTACTGAAGAGAGTTATGTGAATCGTTTGGAGCAGCTCCAGGACCTGACGAGCAACATTGGTGCGGATCTCAAAGCTCGCCATCAGCAGACATTGGCTGATGTGTTCTCACCCGCACTTCCAACAATACATGAGCTGAATTCGGCTTTTCTCGAGGCGCTGCGGAGTGTCGTGGACGGAACAGATTCGGCAGCCAACGAGGATATCGACAATTCTCTCGACGAAGCATCTGCCACGGACCATGTCGAGGGCGACTCTCAAGGTCTGGAACAGTTTGCGCAATGTCTTTGCGAGTGGTTCCCAAAGTTTTCCGACTCGTACAAGGAGTATCTTGGGAGTCATGCACAGGCTTCGTTCACATTGCGGACTATTCTACGTACTGGCGACTCCCTCGCGCTTGCATTGCAGGAAATTggcgagcagaagctgaCTTCTCTGCTCATTGAGCCCGTCCAACGTTTGCCACGCTACAATCTTTACATTGACAGTATAGCCAAGAGTCTGCCGATCAAGCACCCGGCCTTGAAAACATTGCTTCGCGCCCGCGACATGATAACGGACATTTGCGCCGAGAATGAGGGCACAGAGGCTACTGCGATGGTTGACCGTCTTCGCTCGCGGAGTTTAGGCTGGCCGCTAGACATCAACGTTACTGGCCGTCTAGTCACGGCTGTTGACTTCATTGAGCTAATGCCGCCTTACGGCTTCGTCAACTGTGATGGTGCGGCCGGCATCATGTTCCTGTTCACGGACGGCATCATCATAGTCGAAAAGTCTCCCGGCTCAAAGGCTTCTGCTCGATCACTGCTCACAGAAATTGAGAGCGGGCCGATGCCCAGCAAATCCGTGGAAAGTCTGACAGATGGCGTGGGAGACCTTCACTTTGTGCGAAGGTTGCAACTCGATGCTTTACAGCTGACTGAGAGTCATGACGGTCATGCGTTGCAACTGATGACGTTTTTCCAGCTCGGTATGGGTGCACTGGCGCCCCAGGAGCCTATTTTGGACTCGTGCCAGGTTCTTCGACTAGAGAACTCATACGACGGCAGAGCTGCAAGATTGATTGAGGAAGTTGCAAAAGCGAGGATCGAACATCGTTTCTCAGAAGCAGAACGGGAATCCAGTCTATGGGAGATTCGCGCAACAGAGCCCGCAACGGACACTCTTGGGCTTCTGGGTGCTATTTTTGAGGATTCGAAGACCGAGTATGTCAGCACGCGGAATACAAAGGCGGCGGTACGTGTTGTAGTTGATCCCGAGAGACATTCTGCGCAAGCGCAACCCGGCCAAGATGGCATCCAGGTTGTCGTCCATCTAGCTCCGCATCGAGATGAAGACTGGCGACTCACTGTGGATTCAGCAGGAGGTAGCATTGGTCGCGAACATGTCGATACGCCTGACCTTGTTCCAGCTCTGCGTCGGAAGATCGCCGCGGCTTCCAGTGTCCGCTTTGCAGTGGAACAGCCATCAATGGCGGCTTGTCTGCTTTTACGCAACCTGGACATATTGCAGTCACTTCTACTCCAGACCTCTGCGCAGGACGGCGAGCTGAGGCAAGTGCAACTTGCGCCTCGGGAACGAGCACATCGGCCCAAATCGCCCAGGAAACTACTGTCGAGCTTCCTGTCAAATGTTGGCCCTGGAGGCGAGCCGCCCACACTTCTGCAGAAACCAATGCCTGGTATGGGATCAATGACGAGCATTCCACGGCTGCCCAGCAATGCTTCATCGCACAAGCCAGGCAGCCGCGAAGGGAGACCATCGTCAAAGGAAGGCCAGCCGCTTTTCTCGCCATTCTCACCTCCTAGCGATATGGCCGCCTCTCAACTGAAGAAGATTGAAGATACACTATCGGCTTACGTGCTGGCGATACAAGCTCGCAAGGGCAACATCGTTGGCAAAAATCTCAAGCTTCGACACGTGGCAGACGAGGCCTCGGTCGGCGAGCTCTATGGCGGACTTCTCGATGATCCGAACATGATGGTGCTTGCTGCCCAAGCGCCACTCGATGTACTGTTTGCTGCGTTCGAGAGGTTCCTCAATCAGGCCTGGAGAGAGCGTATCGGCCAGGTCATGCCGTTCTCTGTCTTCCAGGACATCCAAGCCAAAGCCGAGACTGCGTTCCCAAGCGAGTTCGATGACTACTTCAAGTCATGTATGGCCAGGCTCGCACCTCAAAATCAGCGTGCTTTCAAATCAATACTCAAGCTTTTGGCCGATCTGCTTGACGGGACTGGCAATGACGGCGACAGGGGCGCTTTGACTGCCTGCTTCGCCGAGCTTCTGGTTACTGACGGCAATCCCCACGACTATATTGCTCTCATTGATCGATTTGTGGACGACACAGACACCTACTTTGGCGAATCAGTCGATACCAGCTTTTTGCAAAGCTACAAGGACTCCGGATCTTTCAACTCACACAAGAGGACGCGCTCGCACAACTCTGCGTCCATGACAAGCAACACCTCTTCACTCCGCCGCAAGTTCGGTTTTGGCACGCTGAGCCGGGAAAACAGCAAGTCTGAGCAGGAGTCCAAAGTTTCGTCGGTGTGGCGCACCCTCAGCAAGAGCACACGAGTCGATCAGAGCCCAGCAAATAGTATCTCGAAAGGCTCTTTCGGTCGCTCGCGCTCAATCGACACCGATGCTGCTAGTCTCGGCTACAGACCGCCTTCACAAGACAGCGCCAAGGTCTCCAATGCATCAATCAACGAATTACCGAACCTGCAGCGAACGCCTAGTAGCCACAACATCGGCCTGTCCACGATAGGCGAGCATCCAAGCTTCATCCCGACTGGTCCTCCTCGGAAGAAGCGGCGTAGTTCGCTCTCTGATCTCAAGGAGCTTTCGCCAAAGCGGGACCGGGAGCCTTTGTCGCCTATTACTCCACGAAGAACACCGATCACGCAGAAGACGTTGGACGAGAAGCAGCTGCCGACTTCCCCCGTGCCCTCTACGCCATCTGCTCCATCTTCACGCGATGGCACTCAAAGATTTGGTAGCCCATCGCTGAAGTCGCCACGTTCGCGCCTGCCCGCCTCATTTCGACGAGACCTTTCGCCCGGCCCAAGCAAGATACTGTCTGGCGAACCGCCACAGCTGCCGCGTCCACAACTTGGTCGGTCCAAAACCGACGGCACAGACCTTGAGCGACCAAAGACAAGTGGTGATCGCCCCGAGGAGTTGATCATCACTGCTCGCCCGACTTCGAATATTCCCAGTCTTGTGCCAAGAGCTTCGTCGCCAGCAAAGACGCGACCTCAGACACCAGGTCGCGCCGGTCTTTCCGAGCGACCTGGAGCTGGCAATATCGTGAAGAAACCATCACCCAAAGCTGAGAAGACTGGTCGCGCACGCAGTACAACCATCGACGTGCCAGCAGCCACTACCTCTCCTCGCAAGCTTCGCATGCAATCGCCTCAAAAGCTCAGAGAACGTCTCCAGAACGAACAGTCAGCTATCGCAGCAGCTCAGACCTCTCTACAAGACGAGCTAAGTAAGATTGGCGATGAGCTCACCAGCACTCCATCAAGCCGTACACCAGCCAACCGCAGCCGTACCGTGGCCGCGGGTCGAGGCTCCTTCTCGCAGGGTACCTCAAACATGGATCTCGTGCAACGTGTTCTCAAACTCGAAGGTGCCGTACCGAAGCAGTTTGATGAGTTGAACCATCGTATCAGCACCATCCAGCACGACCTCACGTCTTCGTTGAGCGTTTCGGAGACGAAGTGCAAGAAACTCGATGAGCTGTATCGCGAGGCGAATGGCGAGAACGAAGCGCTGTACTCACGTTTCAACGACGAGCTTGCCAGAGTGCTGAAGGCTGTACGAGGGGGAGAGGGCGTCGAAGAGCTGAAGAGGAAGCTAAAAGAGGTTAGTGATGAGGCGGTGAAGTTGAGACGAGAGACGAGTCGGTTGAAGAGGGAGAACGTGGGTTTGAGGTCGCAGCTGAAGGAATGA
- a CDS encoding uncharacterized protein (antiSMASH:Cluster_1), giving the protein MGKCPNGQGCDPVVGECRQKCTTLGAIEQCGFDSGQVCDGTLCQQQPTECSVLNKRGSCSSQQQTCVQGECKEICRTGFPTGVCLDSTKQCINEQCQLPCSATNPTGACADRDATCSSSGQCQSSAVPRNGGFETPGGSPDTAAHWILQTALRRASTGAERANRAPSGNYFVSLYCASEAGRPNFPSSYDPQTAVASLNQAIPAGTPGGQFYSVSGKAAVVQITNAGCELFVDFGTRNADIGGFAYFDQVTEGTDYAPLYGEFYLYDTTTAITPLVIRMICTPTDTTSSFDAILNLDDIKIELAPYIP; this is encoded by the exons ATGGGCAAATGCCCCAATGGACAAGGCTGTGATCCAGTGGTCGGCGAGTGTCGACAAAAATGCACAACACTTGGCGCCATAGAACAATGTGGCTTCGACAGCGGCCAAGTCTGCGATGGTACTTTATGCCAGCAACAGCCGACTGAATGTTCGGTACTAAACAAGAgaggctcttgctcttctcagcagcagacatGTGTGCAGGGCGAGTGCAAGGAAATATGCCGTACAGGATTCCCAACTGGAGTCTGCCTGGATTCCACGAAACAATGCATCAACGAACAGTGCCAGCTACCATGCTCCGCCACGAACCCAACAGGAGCGTGCGCTGACCGCGATGCCACTTGCTCGTCAAGTGGGCAATGTCAGTCGTCGGCGGTTCCAAGAAATGGCGGTTTCGAGACGCCCGGGGGTAGTCCAGACACGGCTGCACACTGGATTCTGCAGACCGCGTTGCGAAGGGCCAGTACTGGAGCAGAAAGGGCCAACAGAGCGCCTTCTGGAAATTATTTTGT GTCACTCTATTGCGCTTCGGAAGCAGGCAGACCAAATTTCCCCTCCTCATATGATCCGCAGACTGCCGTTGCGTCCCTCAATCAAGCGATTCCGGCCGGCACTCCAGGAGGGCAGTTTTATTCCGTTTCGGGCAAAGCAGCGGTGGTTCAGATCACCAACGCTGGTTGCGAACTCTTCGTGGACTTTGGCACGCGCAATGCTGACATTGGTGGTTTTGCGTACTTCGATCAAGTGACCGAGGGCACAGACTACGCGCCGCTGTATGGAGAATTCTACCTCTACGATACAACGACAGCAATAACGCCTTTGGTGATCCGCATGATCTGCACGCCTACAGACACGACATCTTCGTTTGATGCAATCTTGAACCTGGACGATATCAAAATCGAACTGGCGCCTTATATTCCGTGA
- a CDS encoding uncharacterized protein (MEROPS:MER0043475) — translation MRPPLRIAVLECDEPIGRTKEKYGGYGNLFHELLDHSAKHLKAKEGKEVELDVTKYDVVRHEVYPELEGVDAVLLTGSKFNSFDNDPWILKLVEFTRKVLAQERVRLIGVCFGHQIIGRAMDVKVDRSDRGWEISVSKVQLTEIGKRLFGLEEMAIHQMHRDIVYEYPEGTQPLGHSPRCDVQGMYTKNRVITVQGHPEFNGDIVSELLDSRHEKGIFDDAMYKDGMDRVRLHHDGVTIGAAFLRFLLED, via the exons ATGCGTCCTCCTCTCCGCATCGCCGTCCTCGAATGTGACGAACCTATTGGGCGAACGAAAGAGAAATATGGAGGGTATGGAAACTTGTTCCATGAACTGTTAGATCACAGTGCGAAACATTTGAAAGCGAAAGAGGGGAAAGAAGTGGAATTGGATGTTACGAAGTATGATGTTGTGAGGCATGAGGTTTATCCGGAGTTGGAGGGTGTGGATGCTGTGCTTTTGACGGGGAGTA AGTTCAACTCTTTTGACAATGATCCTTGGATATTGAAGTTGGTAGAATTTACACGAAAGGTTTTGGCGCAAGAGCGGGTGAGGTTGATCGGAGTGTGCTTTGGACATCAAATTATTGGAAGAGCAATGGATGTTAAGGTCGATCGAAGTGATCGGGGGTGGGAGATTAGTGTGAGTAAGGTGCAGTTGACGGAGATCGGGAAGAGGTTGTTTGGATTGGAGGAGATG GCGATTCACCAGATGCATCGCGATATCGTATATGAATACCCGGAAGGAACTCAGCCATTGGGACACTCTCCGAGATGTGATGTGCAGGGAATGTATACCAAGAACCGAGTCATCACGGTCCAAGGACATCCAGAGTTCAACGGCGATATTGTGTCCGAGCTGCTGGATAGCCGACATGAGAAGGGAATATTTGATGATGCCATGTATAAGGACGGTATGGATAGGGTGCGGCTGCATCATGATGGAGTTACCATTGGAGCCGCGTTCTTGAGGTTCTTGCTGGAAGATTGA
- a CDS encoding uncharacterized protein (antiSMASH:Cluster_1) gives MHASLSQLAEFETISRFVACLLNESLACATVAARPSIDSGSIGVLIGSKKRNNTENPQIWIASASRELQALVEGKHLWHSADFRAPVLRIDGIREDPASLDDVIEVLLVPLAGEWESGVKSTANQLRNAALNQAVWFEFYARHDRPDLNSTSMQWEQSLITGHPSHPMHRACIAQPPLAELSSRDLPSLLKPQLSIIAVDSLSVRVTGPFRNLMAPLLRCFQLPPILAHEIAIPCLTRQLPVIKEYHKSTRVLIEHAVVGDAQASIRTVSLGRETDFPYDMKMSLAFTITSVLRTITPWSACLNPELSNVLEDLLSEDLWLCKEVATVTGAQSDFEHEAKYISCVLRENHEVRAKALGQKLIIAAALAEKPYDATECHAALLFDLHTIEEKLQWLSDYASKLCDSILLPVIDSGICLEAHAQNILVRVDTSAAQPTIAGFVVRDLDAIQVNAPKLRQRGYQITSALPGSWVLNENEQEGWKVLQHSLIHGHFQHLIRRLRIYPLGQAWSLIRTQIRNTLTKRPRTEEIERLEQFLFSPLVNSKAFLRMKLKENSFDDDYTVTPNVLLTEWPGWRI, from the exons ATGCATGCCTCTCTATCGCAACTTGCCGAATTCGAGACGATCTCGCGATTTGTAGCATGTTTGCTTAACGAAAGTCTGGCATGTGCAACTGTTGCCGCTCGCCCAAGCATCGATAGTGGTAGCATTGGAGTCTTGATCGGAAGCAAGAAAAGGAACAACACAGAGAACCCACAAATATGGATTGCTTCTGCATCCCGAGAGCTGCAGGCACTCGTCGAGGGTAAACACCTTTGGCATTCTGCTGATTTTCGTGCACCAGTCTTGCGCATTGACGGGATTCGAGAGGACCCTGCTTCGCTTGATGATGTTATTGAGGTCTTGTTAGTACCTTTGGCAGGCGAGTGGGAGTCAGGGGTAAAGTCTACAGCTAATCAGCTGAGAAATGCGGCACTTAATCAAG CTGTATGGTTCGAGTTCTATGCCAGACACGATCGACCGGATCTCAACAGCACCTCGATGCAATGGGAACAGTCTTTGATAACTGGACATCCCTCTCATCCT ATGCATCGTGCCTGCATTGCGCAGCCTCCGCTTGCAGAGTTGAGTAGCCGCGATCTGCCGTCGCTACTCAAGCCACAGCTGTCGATCATCGCAGTGGATAGCTTATCTGTCAGAGTGACAGGCCCGTTCCGTAATCTCATGGCTCCGCTATTGCGATGTTTCCAGCTGCCGCCAATACTCGCCCATGAAATCGCTATTCCATGCTTGACAAGACAGCTGCCGGTCATCAAGGAGTACCACAAGTCCACAAGAGTGCTCATCGAACATGCTGTCGTCGGAGACGCTCAAGCTTCAATCCGTACCGTTTCGCTTGGGCGAGAGACAGACTTCCCATACGACATGAAGATGTCGTTGGCTTTCACAATCACCTCAGTCTTGCGAACAATTACACCTTGGTCTGCTTGCCTCAACCCAGAGCTCTCAAATGTCCTCGAGGATCTGCTATCAGAAGACTTATGGTTATGCAAAGAAGTCGCAACCGTGACCGGTGCTCAGAGCGACTTCGAACACGAAGCGAAATACATATCGTGTGTCCTCCGCGAAAATCACGAAGTCCGTGCGAAAGCTCTGGGTCAGAAACTAATCATTGCCGCCGCACTCGCTGAGAAACCATACGATGCAACAGAGTGCCATGCAGCTCTGCTTTTCGATCTTCATACAATTGAGGAGAAACTGCAATGGTTGTCAGACTACGCTTCGAAACTTTGTGATTCAATCCTTCTGCCTGTGATAGACAGTGGAATTTGTCTCGAAGCCCATGCTCAAAACATTCTCGTTAGAGTGGACACGTCCGCTGCTCAGCCGACAATCGCTGGCTTCGTGGTCCGCGATCTGGATGCAATACAAGTCAACGCGCCAAAGCTTCGCCAACGAGGTTACCAGATCACGAGTGCTCTCCCCGGAAGCTGGGTTCTGAATGAGAATGAGCAAGAAGGATGGAAAGTCTTGCAGCACTCTCTCATCCACGGCCATTTCCAACATCTTATTCGGAGGTTGCGAATCTATCCTCTCGGGCAAGCGTGGTCTCTCATTCGAACGCAGATTCGGAACACTCTTACGAAACGACCAAGGACGGAGGAAATTGAACGTCTCGAGCAGTTTCTCTTCTCGCCTTTGGTAAACAGTAAGGCTTTTCTGCGGATGAAGTTGAAGGAGAATTCTTTTGAT GACGATTATACTGTTACTCCAAACGTGCTGTTGACTGAATGGCCAGGATGGAGGATTTAA